A stretch of the Medicago truncatula cultivar Jemalong A17 chromosome 5, MtrunA17r5.0-ANR, whole genome shotgun sequence genome encodes the following:
- the LOC11405441 gene encoding probable esterase KAI2 produces MGIVEEAHNVKVLGTGNRYIVLAHGFGTDQSVWKHFVPYLVDDFRVVLYDNMGAGTTNPEYFDSERHSSLEGYAYDLLAILEELQIDSCIFVGHSVSAMIGAIASITRPDLFLKLIMVSSSPRYLNDVNYFGGFEQEDLNQLFNAMAENYKAWCYGFAPLAVGGDMDSVAVQEFSRTLFNMRPDIALIVSRTIFQSDMRQILNLVTVPCHIIQAEKDMAVPVMVSEYLHQHLGGQSIVEVMTTDGHLPQLSSPDIVIPVLLRHIQLNIEPTSCQRNYHTFQNQEASSTKTTNTEASSLMKMEADL; encoded by the exons atgggAATAGTGGAAGAAGCTCACAACGTGAAAGTTCTAGGAACGGGAAATAGGTACATAGTTCTAGCTCATGGATTTGGAACAGACCAATCTGTGTGGAAACACTTTGTACCTTATCTTGTTGATGATTTTCGTGTTGTTCTATATGATAACATGGGTGCTGGTACCACTAACCCTGAATACTTTGATTCTGAAAGACATTCAAGCTTAGAAGGTTATGCTTATGATTTACTTGCTATTTTGGAAGAGCTTCAAATTGACTCTTGCATATTTGTTGGTCATTCTGTTTCTGCAATGATTGGTGCTATTGCTTCTATTACACGACCTGATCTTTTCCTTAAACTCATCATGGTTTCTAGTTCACCAAG GTATTTGAACGATGTGAATTACTTTGGAGGATTTGAGCAAGAAGATTTGAATCAATTATTCAACGCTATGGCTGAAAATTATAAAGCATGGTGTTATGGATTTGCTCCACTGGCCGTGGGTGGGGACATGGATTCAGTGGCAGTACAGGAGTTTAGTCGAACATTGTTCAACATGAGGCCAGACATAGCTCTAATAGTGTCACGGACAATTTTTCAAAGTGACATGAGACAGATTTTGAACCTTGTTACTGTGCCTTGTCATATTATACAAGCTGAGAAAGATATGGCGGTTCCGGTGATGGTTTCGGAGTATCTTCACCAACACTTGGGTGGTCAGTCCATTGTTGAGGTCATGACGACAGATGGTCATTTGCCGCAGTTAAGCTCACCGGATATTGTTATTCCGGTCTTGCTTAGACACATTCAACTTAATATTGAGCCCACGAG CTGCCAGAGAAACTACCACACTTTCCAAAATCAAGAGGcttcatcaacaaaaacaacaaatacagAGGCTTCCTCCTTGATGAAAATGGAGGCAGATTTGTAA
- the LOC112421838 gene encoding protein FAR-RED IMPAIRED RESPONSE 1-like produces MGKSCPAKICIKLKEDGLWYIKKFEPNHSHHTSPRKARLLKADKNMDLHVKRTIQINDDAGVRINKNFQSLVKDADGHENVPFNERDVRNYVKKERHAIGKEGDGKALINYFCQMREQNPNFFYEIDLDDDFHVRNVFWADARSGAAYEYFGDVVTFDTTYLTNKYDMPFAIFVGVNHHGQSILLGCGLLSGEDKESFV; encoded by the coding sequence ATGGGAAAAAGTTGTCCTGCTAAGATTTGTATCAAGTTGAAAGAAGATGGATTGTGgtacattaaaaaatttgagCCTAATCATTCTCATCATACCAGCCCTAGAAAGGCAAGGTTGTTAAAGGCTGACAAGAATATGGACTTGCATGTAAAGAGGACAATTCAAATCAATGATGATGCAGGTGTGAGGATCAACAAGAATTTTCAATCTCTTGTTAAAGATGCAGATGGGCATGAAAATGTACCATTTAATGAAAGAGATGTGAGAAATTATGTTAAAAAGGAACGGCATGCAATTGGAAAAGAAGGTGATGGCAAGGCcttgataaactatttttgtCAAATGAGGGAACAAAATCCAAATTTCTTCTATGAAATAGATTTGGATGACGATTTTCATGTAAGGAATGTCTTTTGGGCTGATGCAAGAAGTGGGGCTGCTTATGAGTATTTTGGAGATGTTGTAACTTTCGACACAACATATTTGACCAACAAATATGATATGCCTTTTGCTATTTTTGTTGGTGTGAATCACCATGGTCAATCAATATTACTTGGATGTGGGTTGCTATCAGGAGAAGACAAAGAGTCGTTTGTATGA